A single window of Methylomarinum sp. Ch1-1 DNA harbors:
- a CDS encoding MBL fold metallo-hydrolase produces the protein MRNITLFDSAEHKFVLLNESEPGEEEGVRSNQYLVLHGEKGVLLDPGGFGVMPSVLAELVRYVDTDNINAIILSHQDPDIVGGLTTWLELTNAPVYVSNIWLRFLPHYGIADMKKFVGVPDAGMSCEISADFSLQLLPAHFLHSEGQINAYDPVSQILFTGDIGAAMLPPDIEYEFVDDFEAHLPYIEGFHRRYMVCNKAARLWVEAVSQLEITMLAPQHGPVYRGQAVTDFLEWFRQLQCGVDLMTRSGHFAWEQA, from the coding sequence ATGCGCAATATTACATTGTTTGACTCGGCTGAACATAAATTTGTGTTGTTGAACGAAAGCGAGCCCGGCGAGGAAGAGGGCGTGCGTTCAAATCAGTACTTGGTTTTGCATGGAGAAAAAGGCGTGCTGCTCGATCCGGGCGGTTTTGGCGTGATGCCCAGCGTGTTGGCGGAACTAGTCCGCTATGTCGACACCGATAACATCAATGCCATTATTCTTTCTCATCAGGACCCCGATATAGTCGGTGGCTTGACGACCTGGCTGGAATTAACCAACGCCCCGGTTTATGTCTCCAATATTTGGCTGCGCTTTTTGCCGCATTACGGCATAGCCGATATGAAAAAATTTGTCGGCGTGCCTGATGCCGGTATGAGTTGTGAGATTAGCGCGGATTTTTCCTTGCAGCTGTTGCCCGCCCATTTCCTTCATTCGGAAGGTCAGATCAACGCTTACGATCCGGTTTCGCAAATATTGTTTACCGGAGATATCGGCGCGGCGATGTTGCCGCCCGATATTGAATATGAGTTTGTCGACGATTTCGAAGCGCATTTGCCCTATATCGAGGGTTTTCATCGTCGTTATATGGTCTGCAACAAGGCTGCGCGGCTATGGGTGGAAGCGGTGTCGCAGCTGGAAATTACGATGCTGGCGCCGCAGCATGGTCCAGTTTACCGGGGACAGGCGGTGACCGATTTTCTGGAATGGTTTCGGCAGCTGCAATGCGGCGTCGATCTGATGACTCGCAGCGGTCATTTCGCTTGGGAGCAGGCATGA
- a CDS encoding putative bifunctional diguanylate cyclase/phosphodiesterase has translation MSSNKAGIFQQPQYLDQLRVRLMRQLSTMLESQIRTRSFAATISTLVKRVHGEIFEDFVGSLEHIDDPLIAAKLHQAMDRCQHLDLAFDSLVDERQRQWHKNGKYLKEVMDEFNTTTRFLSSILIEKDLLEKQSQVLEKIILSHEKVSQWQQFVQEILTGFHAIFPFNFFFIAFAEEHGLSLYCYYMGEFSEKAKQKVRDHLYQEIISKLKLPADAPLDIEEFVIAANSNYVSLNQVKMLTVAVPEHEPGFAGLLGIAFATSNELSVQEKSIIRSLLSVMVMVVGSSKVLNRTMSELEYYSVHDPLTGIHNRRYFNDMLEYEVGRSERHKHEFSILLLDLDDFKDINDSYGHPLGDEVLKTIAESICLFMRKGDIATRMGGDEFALILPETGASGAKVAAEKIRSHLQQLSFLSPEGKPFHITTSIGIISYPQDVQNVEEMMSGVDVALYRAKDLGKNEVCEFNRAAHLKKIVRDSRSLVEDLRCALNEERINPYFQPIVDCKTGEIFAYESVARLIEKDGTATTAGRFIETIEKYGLGRHLDRIIVRKVIETNKRMIDSQGEAKRLFINLSAQEIQGRGILGYAEELCNQLEVPPSSIVFEILERDAIGDMSNMGKFLSNLRKKGFSFALDDFGSGYNSFHYLRELHFEYVKIDGAFVRNLPNSKIDRALVRNLSRLCQELDILIIGEFVESEEIFTILQEMGVDYAQGFHIGMPQSSLVN, from the coding sequence ATGAGTTCCAATAAGGCTGGGATATTTCAGCAGCCTCAGTATCTCGATCAGCTACGCGTTCGATTGATGCGACAGCTGTCGACGATGCTGGAAAGTCAAATTCGCACCCGCTCGTTCGCCGCGACCATCAGCACGCTGGTTAAGCGGGTCCATGGTGAAATCTTCGAAGATTTCGTCGGTTCTTTGGAGCATATCGACGATCCGTTGATTGCCGCTAAGCTGCATCAAGCGATGGACCGCTGCCAACATCTGGATCTCGCCTTCGACTCGCTGGTCGACGAACGTCAGCGTCAGTGGCACAAGAACGGCAAATATTTGAAGGAGGTCATGGATGAGTTTAATACGACGACCCGCTTCCTGTCCTCGATCCTGATTGAAAAAGACTTGCTGGAAAAGCAAAGTCAGGTGTTGGAGAAGATCATTTTATCGCATGAAAAAGTGTCCCAGTGGCAGCAGTTCGTACAGGAGATACTGACCGGTTTTCATGCGATTTTCCCGTTTAATTTCTTTTTCATCGCCTTTGCCGAGGAACACGGATTGTCTTTGTATTGTTATTACATGGGCGAATTTTCCGAGAAGGCGAAGCAGAAAGTTCGCGATCACCTATACCAGGAAATCATCAGCAAACTCAAATTGCCGGCCGATGCGCCGCTGGATATAGAGGAGTTCGTGATTGCGGCAAATTCCAATTACGTGTCGCTTAATCAGGTTAAGATGCTGACGGTGGCGGTGCCGGAACACGAACCCGGATTTGCCGGATTGCTGGGTATTGCATTTGCGACCTCGAATGAACTCTCGGTACAGGAAAAAAGCATCATTCGTTCGTTGTTGTCGGTGATGGTGATGGTCGTCGGCTCCAGCAAGGTGTTGAACCGGACGATGTCGGAGTTGGAATATTATTCGGTGCACGATCCCTTGACCGGTATCCATAATCGCCGTTATTTCAATGACATGTTGGAATACGAGGTCGGCCGTTCGGAACGCCATAAGCATGAATTTTCAATTTTGTTGTTGGATCTCGACGATTTCAAGGATATCAACGATTCCTACGGTCATCCGCTGGGCGATGAGGTGCTGAAAACGATCGCCGAGTCGATTTGTCTGTTCATGCGCAAGGGCGATATCGCGACGCGGATGGGCGGCGATGAATTCGCCCTCATCCTGCCGGAAACCGGCGCCAGCGGTGCGAAAGTCGCCGCCGAGAAAATCCGCAGCCATTTACAGCAATTGTCGTTCCTGAGTCCGGAAGGCAAACCGTTTCATATCACGACATCGATCGGCATCATTAGTTATCCTCAGGATGTGCAAAATGTCGAGGAGATGATGTCGGGCGTCGATGTCGCCCTGTACCGCGCCAAGGATCTGGGTAAAAACGAAGTCTGCGAGTTCAACCGGGCCGCGCATTTGAAGAAGATCGTGCGCGATAGCCGCTCTTTGGTCGAAGATTTACGTTGCGCCTTGAACGAAGAGCGCATCAATCCATACTTTCAGCCGATCGTCGATTGCAAGACCGGTGAGATCTTCGCCTATGAATCGGTGGCTAGACTGATCGAAAAGGACGGCACGGCGACGACCGCGGGTAGGTTCATCGAAACCATCGAAAAATACGGCTTGGGTCGACATCTTGACCGCATCATCGTGCGCAAGGTGATCGAGACCAATAAACGCATGATCGACAGTCAGGGAGAGGCGAAGCGCCTGTTTATCAATTTGTCCGCGCAGGAAATACAGGGCAGGGGTATTCTGGGCTATGCCGAGGAATTATGCAATCAACTGGAGGTGCCGCCCAGCAGCATCGTGTTCGAAATCCTGGAGCGGGACGCGATTGGCGACATGAGCAACATGGGCAAATTTTTGTCCAATTTGCGCAAAAAAGGCTTTTCATTCGCGCTGGATGATTTCGGCAGCGGCTATAACTCCTTTCATTATTTGCGCGAACTGCATTTTGAATATGTGAAGATCGACGGCGCCTTCGTGCGGAATCTACCCAATTCCAAAATCGACCGGGCCTTGGTGCGGAATCTCTCCCGCTTGTGCCAGGAACTCGATATTTTGATTATCGGTGAGTTTGTCGAATCCGAGGAAATTTTTACGATTCTACAAGAGATGGGGGTCGATTACGCGCAAGGCTTCCATATCGGCATGCCGCAAAGCAGTCTGGTCAATTAA
- a CDS encoding YjgN family protein produces the protein MQRTTQPFEFHGKTGEFFKIWIVNIMLSIITLGIYSAWAKVRTRRYFYGNTFLMNTPFDYLADPVKILKGRLLAFALILLYSFSALISPILEGVLVLIFIPLFPWIIIKSLQFNLYNSTYRNIRFHFAGDYLKALWVFIGLPVAVAFSLGLAYPYFAKERKKFVIDHSAYGTSQFSTAVTAGQFYGIYMKTAGVTLAVVLLGAGFNYALQLVLPMSNASEAAFILPALMALLFFPFLMIVYGYIYTTLTNLVINHTSLQQCRFRSNLETMKMCWLYFSNTVAIIFSLGLLIPWAMIRTARYRISCMTLMTVPDPEAFIAAEAEKADAIGEELGDLLDIDFGL, from the coding sequence ATGCAGCGGACGACACAGCCATTCGAGTTTCATGGCAAAACAGGCGAGTTTTTTAAAATCTGGATCGTCAATATCATGCTTTCCATTATCACGCTGGGAATCTACTCGGCCTGGGCTAAAGTCAGGACGCGGCGGTATTTTTACGGCAATACCTTTTTAATGAATACGCCATTCGATTATCTGGCCGATCCGGTGAAGATTCTGAAGGGACGCTTGCTGGCGTTCGCGCTGATTTTGCTTTATTCATTTTCGGCGCTGATTTCGCCGATATTGGAGGGTGTATTGGTGCTAATATTCATTCCGCTGTTTCCCTGGATCATCATCAAGTCATTGCAATTCAATCTATATAATTCGACTTACCGCAATATCCGCTTTCATTTCGCCGGAGACTATCTAAAGGCGTTATGGGTGTTTATCGGCTTGCCGGTGGCGGTCGCGTTCTCATTGGGGCTGGCGTATCCTTACTTCGCTAAAGAGCGGAAAAAATTCGTCATCGACCATAGCGCATACGGAACCAGTCAATTCAGCACGGCGGTGACCGCCGGCCAGTTCTACGGCATCTATATGAAAACAGCGGGGGTGACCCTGGCGGTCGTGTTGTTGGGGGCCGGTTTCAATTATGCACTGCAGTTAGTACTGCCGATGAGCAATGCTTCCGAAGCGGCGTTCATCCTGCCGGCGTTGATGGCATTGCTGTTTTTTCCTTTTTTGATGATCGTATATGGTTATATCTACACCACGCTGACCAATTTAGTCATCAACCATACCAGCCTGCAACAATGCCGGTTTCGCAGTAATCTGGAAACGATGAAGATGTGTTGGTTATATTTTTCCAATACCGTTGCCATTATTTTTTCACTAGGATTGTTGATTCCATGGGCGATGATTCGCACGGCCCGCTACCGGATTTCCTGTATGACTTTGATGACCGTTCCAGATCCTGAGGCCTTCATCGCCGCGGAAGCGGAAAAAGCCGACGCGATCGGCGAAGAGTTGGGGGATCTACTGGATATCGATTTCGGCCTGTGA
- a CDS encoding L-threonylcarbamoyladenylate synthase, whose product MTIKPQKADPENIRKAADILRRGGLVAFPTETVYGLGADAGNADAVKKIFKAKNRPADHPLIVHIGDPRQLNDWAQNIPQIAWDLAAKFWPGPLAMVLSKHPSVPLTVTGGQQTIALRMPDNPVALNLLKAFDGGIAAPSANRYNHVSPTLAEHVASELGDAVDMILDGGACSVGLESTIIDLSGTQPALLRPGHITPRQLEAVLHTPVKVPQQSKTRAPGMLEIHYAPTTTARLCPAERLAAEIEQLAQNKRLGLLTLHPRAENSETIFARMMPTDADDYAHALYASLRELDGMKLDLILIEQPPDDEGWLAVNDRLRKATASGALIG is encoded by the coding sequence ATGACGATTAAACCCCAAAAAGCCGATCCTGAAAACATACGAAAAGCGGCCGACATTTTAAGACGCGGCGGACTCGTCGCCTTTCCGACCGAAACGGTTTACGGACTGGGCGCCGACGCCGGCAATGCCGACGCGGTCAAAAAAATTTTCAAGGCCAAGAACCGGCCGGCAGACCATCCCCTAATCGTCCACATCGGCGACCCGCGGCAGTTAAACGACTGGGCGCAAAACATCCCGCAGATAGCCTGGGATCTGGCGGCGAAATTCTGGCCGGGCCCCTTGGCGATGGTGCTGTCCAAACATCCATCGGTTCCGCTGACCGTCACCGGCGGCCAACAAACCATTGCCTTGCGCATGCCGGATAATCCGGTCGCCTTGAATCTGTTAAAGGCTTTCGACGGCGGCATCGCCGCACCATCGGCCAATCGTTACAACCACGTCAGCCCGACCCTGGCCGAGCATGTGGCCAGCGAACTCGGCGATGCCGTCGATATGATACTCGACGGCGGGGCTTGCAGCGTCGGCCTCGAATCGACCATCATCGACCTTAGCGGCACCCAGCCGGCGCTGTTAAGGCCGGGACATATCACCCCGCGTCAGCTTGAAGCCGTCTTGCATACCCCGGTCAAAGTCCCGCAACAGAGCAAAACCCGGGCGCCGGGTATGCTTGAAATCCATTATGCGCCGACCACGACGGCCCGGCTTTGCCCTGCCGAACGACTCGCCGCAGAGATCGAGCAACTGGCGCAGAACAAACGGCTCGGCTTACTGACGCTGCACCCACGAGCCGAGAACAGCGAAACAATCTTCGCTCGAATGATGCCAACCGATGCCGACGACTACGCCCACGCCTTATATGCTTCGTTGCGAGAGTTGGATGGTATGAAATTGGATCTGATTTTAATCGAACAACCGCCCGATGATGAGGGCTGGCTTGCGGTCAACGACCGTTTGAGGAAGGCGACCGCCTCGGGCGCGCTGATCGGATAA
- the bioA gene encoding adenosylmethionine--8-amino-7-oxononanoate transaminase has translation MNINTHAIAELLDLDRRHIWHPYTSIPAQQPVYPVASASGVTLTLADGRALIDGMSSWWSAIHGYNHPRLNAAAHQQIDTLSHVMFGGLTHQPATELVRRLLDITPEPLNLAFLSDSGSVSVEVALKMAIQYWQAQGKAEKSRFLSLSGGYHGDTFGAMAVCDPVNGMHHLFSQILPQHFFAPRPGIRFGEEWNPSAVDAVEAIFTEHAEEIAAVILEPVVQGAGGMYFYHPQYLSELRRLCDHYQVLLIADEIATGFGRSGRLFACEHAGIVPDILCLGKALTGGYLSLAVTLTTDHIGQTLSSGEAGCFMHGPTFMGNPLACSIAAASIDLLLESDWRANIKRIEQLLSVGLERCRNLPGVADVRVLGAIGVVEMNSAVDIPTLQEKLVKRGVWLRPFGRLIYTMPPYIITDEQLDTLTTAIYQALGE, from the coding sequence ATGAATATAAATACTCACGCTATTGCAGAATTATTGGACCTGGACCGCCGCCATATCTGGCATCCCTATACCTCGATACCGGCCCAACAGCCGGTTTACCCCGTCGCTTCCGCCAGCGGAGTCACGCTGACGTTGGCCGACGGCCGCGCTCTAATCGACGGCATGTCATCGTGGTGGTCGGCGATACACGGTTATAATCATCCGCGCCTGAACGCCGCCGCACATCAGCAAATCGACACGCTGTCACACGTGATGTTCGGCGGACTGACCCACCAGCCGGCCACCGAGTTGGTGCGGCGTTTGTTGGACATCACCCCGGAGCCCTTAAATCTGGCCTTTTTGAGCGATTCCGGCTCGGTCAGCGTCGAAGTGGCGCTGAAAATGGCCATTCAATATTGGCAGGCGCAAGGCAAGGCCGAAAAGAGCCGTTTTCTGTCCTTGAGCGGCGGCTATCACGGCGATACCTTCGGCGCGATGGCCGTTTGCGATCCGGTCAACGGCATGCACCATCTATTCAGCCAGATCCTGCCACAACATTTTTTCGCTCCCCGGCCGGGCATCCGCTTCGGTGAGGAATGGAACCCTAGCGCTGTCGACGCCGTCGAAGCGATCTTCACCGAACATGCCGAAGAAATCGCCGCGGTGATACTGGAGCCTGTTGTCCAAGGCGCCGGCGGCATGTATTTTTATCATCCGCAATATCTGAGCGAGTTGCGGCGTCTCTGCGACCATTACCAGGTCCTATTGATCGCCGATGAAATCGCCACCGGTTTCGGCCGCAGCGGGCGTCTGTTCGCCTGCGAGCATGCCGGTATCGTCCCCGACATTTTATGTCTGGGCAAGGCGCTGACCGGCGGTTATCTGTCCCTGGCGGTGACGCTGACGACCGATCACATCGGTCAAACCCTATCCAGCGGTGAAGCCGGCTGCTTCATGCATGGCCCGACCTTCATGGGCAACCCGCTGGCTTGCAGCATCGCCGCGGCCAGCATCGACCTGTTGCTGGAATCGGACTGGCGAGCCAACATCAAACGCATTGAACAACTGCTGAGCGTTGGCCTGGAACGCTGCAGAAACTTACCGGGCGTTGCCGATGTCAGAGTTTTGGGCGCGATAGGCGTCGTCGAAATGAACTCAGCGGTCGATATTCCGACCCTGCAGGAAAAGCTAGTCAAGCGCGGCGTCTGGCTGCGACCGTTCGGACGACTGATTTATACGATGCCGCCTTATATCATCACCGACGAACAGCTGGATACATTGACAACGGCGATTTATCAGGCGCTCGGTGAATAA
- a CDS encoding TlpA family protein disulfide reductase produces the protein MIIKPAHFLSLALLFPLQTSAAESGELVPACHPSDFNDNRTLQLADFMGKVVYVDFWASWCPTCKKSFPSLNRLHDELKQRDFAILAINVDEEKSDAEKFLHHNPVDFSIAYDGEGDCPRSFGVMAMPTSYIIDKNGIIRDVHVGFDDDSIDKIRTRVLSLLDE, from the coding sequence ATGATAATTAAACCAGCTCACTTCTTATCGCTCGCCCTATTGTTCCCTCTGCAAACATCGGCGGCAGAATCCGGAGAGCTTGTTCCGGCCTGTCATCCATCGGATTTCAACGACAATAGAACCTTGCAACTTGCCGATTTCATGGGCAAGGTTGTTTATGTCGATTTTTGGGCCTCCTGGTGTCCAACCTGTAAAAAATCCTTCCCCAGCCTAAATCGCCTGCATGATGAATTAAAGCAGCGGGACTTTGCCATTCTCGCCATCAACGTGGATGAAGAAAAAAGCGATGCGGAAAAATTCCTGCATCACAACCCGGTTGATTTTTCCATTGCTTATGACGGTGAAGGCGATTGCCCCCGCTCCTTCGGCGTGATGGCGATGCCGACCTCCTACATCATCGATAAAAACGGCATTATCAGGGATGTGCATGTCGGTTTCGACGATGACAGCATCGACAAGATACGTACTCGCGTCTTGTCTTTGCTAGACGAGTAA
- a CDS encoding DUF4266 domain-containing protein, producing MPSTTPALCLGSILLVTGCAPNVMPWERGLLAKPHMAFQPNAIEASLRQHMLISKEASSGGHGGGGGGCGCN from the coding sequence ATGCCCTCGACCACTCCAGCGTTATGCCTGGGCTCGATCTTGTTGGTGACGGGCTGCGCGCCGAACGTGATGCCATGGGAACGCGGCCTATTGGCCAAGCCCCATATGGCGTTTCAGCCCAACGCGATAGAAGCCTCGTTGCGCCAACATATGCTGATTAGTAAGGAGGCCTCTTCCGGCGGTCACGGCGGCGGAGGCGGCGGCTGTGGCTGCAACTAA
- a CDS encoding M48 family metallopeptidase codes for MIKFSAYYYDGRSSARMPVSVSFDEAGKVSVTGERFELETTLDQLSISARLGNTRRNIFLADGAMLETADNEALDRVCDYFAQNRAQTLLHTVEKNGPFVLLAFVFTVGFIWAGIEYAVPAAAAWVSKGVPGHVEQGIGEQGLETLDQWLFTDTKTDVVTQARLRRRFQQMTKNLDGDYRYRLLFRDSRQMGANALALPGGIIVVTDALLALAENEEQIIAVLAHEMGHVEYQHGLRSVLQDSLTALFMAGLLGDISSVSSLSVTLPTILVESRYSRAFEREADRFAVDFLNVRQVGVEPLIRILTLLERPSDPAVEFDYLSSHPAIDKRIAAIKSLQRQ; via the coding sequence GTGATCAAGTTCAGCGCTTATTACTACGACGGTCGTTCCTCAGCGAGGATGCCGGTTTCGGTCAGCTTCGATGAAGCCGGCAAGGTGTCGGTGACCGGTGAACGCTTTGAACTGGAAACCACGCTGGATCAATTGTCGATCTCGGCCAGGCTGGGGAATACCCGGCGTAATATTTTTCTGGCCGATGGCGCCATGCTGGAAACAGCCGATAATGAGGCGCTGGATCGGGTCTGCGATTATTTTGCACAAAACCGTGCTCAGACTCTGCTGCACACTGTGGAAAAAAACGGGCCGTTTGTGTTGTTGGCGTTCGTCTTCACCGTCGGTTTTATCTGGGCCGGCATCGAATACGCCGTACCGGCCGCGGCAGCATGGGTTTCGAAAGGCGTTCCGGGTCATGTCGAACAAGGCATTGGCGAACAAGGTCTGGAGACTCTCGACCAATGGTTGTTTACCGATACGAAAACCGATGTCGTTACGCAGGCCCGTTTACGGCGGCGGTTTCAACAAATGACCAAGAATTTGGATGGCGATTATCGTTATCGCTTGTTGTTCCGCGATAGCCGGCAAATGGGCGCCAATGCACTGGCGCTGCCGGGCGGCATTATCGTGGTCACCGATGCCTTGCTGGCGTTGGCTGAAAATGAAGAGCAAATTATCGCCGTGCTGGCCCATGAAATGGGACATGTCGAATATCAGCATGGTTTAAGGTCGGTCTTACAGGATTCGTTGACCGCGCTGTTCATGGCCGGCCTACTAGGCGATATTAGCTCGGTGTCGTCCTTGTCGGTAACCCTGCCGACGATACTGGTGGAAAGCCGTTATTCCAGGGCGTTTGAGCGGGAGGCCGACCGCTTTGCCGTCGATTTTCTTAATGTTCGACAGGTGGGGGTCGAACCGCTCATCCGCATCTTGACGCTGCTGGAACGGCCTAGCGATCCGGCCGTAGAATTTGATTACCTGTCCAGCCATCCGGCTATCGATAAGCGCATCGCCGCGATCAAATCGCTGCAGAGACAATAG
- a CDS encoding DUF3570 domain-containing protein, with translation MAATKTNALHALTAAALALPGMSAKAAASDYQAKTDIQYGHYRESDDRISVDIYQGMTVLPISQSLELQGSWVIDSFSGATPVLTLPASVAQTSSGASGISGVDGDKTVSGGEQAVQVMTGASTRETRYGVDIGLSYFLDNLSFHASGKRSEEPDYLSHGYHVGVDWDFNRKLNTLSLGFGQNFDRVEPTTRPLSEEKNEYQIQLGLSQILGKKSLFRLSAGYTHGSGYLSNPYKKVFIQGLDTDHNLQDGGFNHVFYENRPDKRDQWSVSLGYIRYFSALDSALHLDYRYFTDSWDIASHTFEAVYHQPLAEDWMLIPRLRYYSQNQARFYRDFYTTPRKDHHYSSDFRLAGFGVLSGGIKLSREWRHANKLTESIKLEAGFEYSAHAAALQLGGQTASELTDFNYVLFSGAIKIKF, from the coding sequence GTGGCTGCAACTAAAACCAATGCGCTGCACGCCTTAACCGCCGCGGCACTGGCATTGCCGGGTATGTCGGCTAAGGCCGCTGCAAGCGATTATCAGGCGAAAACCGATATCCAATACGGTCATTACCGGGAAAGCGATGATCGTATTTCGGTGGACATTTATCAGGGCATGACCGTGCTGCCAATCAGTCAGTCTCTGGAGCTACAAGGCAGTTGGGTGATCGATAGTTTTTCCGGCGCCACGCCGGTTTTGACCCTGCCGGCCTCTGTCGCGCAAACCAGCAGCGGCGCTTCCGGCATCAGCGGCGTAGACGGCGACAAAACCGTCAGCGGCGGCGAGCAAGCGGTTCAGGTCATGACCGGCGCGTCCACCCGAGAAACCCGCTACGGTGTCGATATCGGACTTAGTTATTTTCTCGATAATCTGAGTTTTCACGCCTCCGGTAAACGCTCCGAAGAACCGGATTATCTGTCCCATGGCTACCATGTCGGCGTTGACTGGGATTTCAACCGCAAGCTGAATACCTTGTCGCTGGGCTTCGGACAAAATTTCGACCGGGTGGAACCGACCACCCGGCCGCTCAGCGAGGAAAAGAACGAATATCAGATACAGCTGGGTTTAAGCCAGATACTCGGCAAAAAATCGCTGTTTCGGCTGAGCGCCGGCTACACTCATGGCAGCGGCTATCTGTCCAATCCCTACAAAAAAGTGTTTATCCAAGGCTTGGATACAGACCATAATTTGCAAGACGGCGGATTCAACCATGTCTTCTATGAAAACCGGCCGGACAAACGCGACCAGTGGTCGGTCTCGTTAGGCTATATCCGCTATTTTTCCGCGCTGGATTCGGCGCTGCACCTCGACTATCGTTATTTCACCGACAGTTGGGATATTGCCTCGCATACCTTCGAGGCGGTCTATCACCAGCCGCTGGCCGAAGACTGGATGCTGATTCCGCGCTTACGCTATTACTCCCAGAACCAGGCCCGTTTTTATCGCGATTTCTACACGACGCCGCGGAAGGATCATCATTATTCCAGCGATTTCCGACTGGCCGGCTTCGGCGTCCTCAGCGGCGGCATTAAGCTCAGCCGGGAATGGCGACACGCCAATAAGCTGACCGAAAGCATCAAGCTGGAAGCCGGTTTTGAATACAGCGCCCATGCCGCCGCGCTGCAATTGGGCGGACAAACCGCCTCCGAGCTGACCGATTTTAATTACGTATTGTTCAGCGGAGCGATCAAGATCAAATTTTAG
- the yidD gene encoding membrane protein insertion efficiency factor YidD — protein MLIKFLFIKIVRLYQLLISPFLPPSCRYHPSCSCYAIEALEVHGPLYGSWLTLKRLLRCQPWGGHGYDPVPPKESANKPHDRNH, from the coding sequence ATGTTGATCAAATTTCTTTTCATTAAAATCGTCCGCCTCTATCAACTGTTGATTTCGCCATTCCTGCCGCCATCCTGTCGCTATCACCCCAGTTGCTCATGCTATGCGATCGAGGCGCTAGAGGTTCACGGCCCTCTTTACGGTTCCTGGCTGACCTTGAAAAGGCTGTTGCGCTGTCAACCCTGGGGAGGCCATGGCTATGACCCGGTGCCGCCTAAAGAGTCGGCCAATAAACCACATGACCGAAACCATTAG